One Azoarcus sp. DN11 DNA segment encodes these proteins:
- a CDS encoding radical SAM protein, producing the protein MLALTKGRFRNEPSFDETLSRHPSFPRLVALKIDAQRRGVAYTDRAQAAVDPEIHQLRSPYIFGSRDGAIKPLPESLLLRDGTTILADPTPEDQDPYIVDHIDGRFVLLDHGRLLEEVDLWPKPAYYGKNTRSGLPMSHIVSARPQRLNVFQSSFCYFWAEDKGCKFCDIVTHTKQQREELGVPSRLRPQDVKETIAEALKEPGRFTSLCLTAGSVIKGDALFDREVDFYIELLQAIGENFRTKKFPSQLIASAFDEKQLARLYEQTGLTSYTSDLEVLNERLFDWICPGKAKWVGYKEWRDRLVRAVDIFGRGNVGTGIVGGVETARPSGFTSEKDALASTLEEAEYLAERGVSTVYIVWVPRPGSALRGQQAPSLDYFIRLAQGLQDLRLKYGLRIDFDDYRRCGNHPDTDLARLQ; encoded by the coding sequence ATGCTTGCACTGACAAAAGGGCGTTTCCGCAACGAGCCTTCTTTCGATGAAACCCTGTCCCGCCATCCGTCGTTTCCACGACTGGTAGCGCTGAAGATCGATGCCCAGCGGCGAGGGGTGGCGTACACGGACCGTGCCCAGGCCGCGGTCGACCCGGAGATTCACCAGTTGCGGAGTCCCTACATCTTCGGGTCACGCGACGGCGCCATCAAGCCGCTACCCGAATCGCTGCTGCTGCGTGACGGCACGACGATCCTGGCCGACCCGACGCCCGAGGATCAGGATCCCTACATCGTCGATCACATCGACGGGCGCTTCGTCCTGCTCGACCACGGCCGGCTGCTCGAAGAGGTGGATCTGTGGCCGAAGCCGGCTTACTACGGCAAGAACACCCGTTCGGGCCTGCCGATGAGCCATATCGTCAGCGCGCGGCCGCAGCGGCTCAATGTCTTTCAATCGAGCTTCTGCTATTTCTGGGCGGAGGACAAGGGCTGCAAGTTCTGCGACATCGTCACGCACACCAAACAGCAGCGCGAGGAACTCGGGGTCCCCAGCCGTCTGCGGCCGCAGGATGTCAAGGAAACCATTGCCGAGGCGCTCAAGGAACCCGGGCGCTTCACGAGCCTGTGCCTGACCGCAGGCTCGGTGATCAAGGGCGACGCGCTGTTCGATCGCGAGGTCGATTTCTACATCGAATTGCTGCAGGCCATCGGCGAGAACTTCAGGACGAAGAAATTCCCCAGCCAGCTGATCGCCTCGGCCTTCGACGAAAAGCAGTTGGCCCGCCTTTATGAGCAGACCGGCCTGACCAGCTACACCAGCGATCTGGAAGTGCTCAACGAGCGGCTGTTCGACTGGATCTGCCCCGGCAAGGCGAAATGGGTGGGCTACAAGGAGTGGCGCGACCGGCTCGTGCGGGCCGTCGATATCTTCGGCCGCGGCAATGTCGGCACGGGCATCGTTGGCGGCGTGGAAACCGCGCGCCCGAGCGGATTCACGTCCGAGAAGGATGCCCTCGCCTCGACCCTCGAAGAAGCCGAATACCTCGCCGAACGCGGTGTCAGCACCGTCTATATCGTCTGGGTGCCGCGCCCGGGCTCGGCGCTGCGCGGACAGCAGGCGCCGTCGCTGGATTACTTCATCCGCCTCGCGCAAGGGCTGCAGGATCTGCGCCTGAAGTACGGCCTGCGTATCGACTTCGACGATTACCGACGCTGCGGCAATCACCCCGACACCGACCTTGCCCGTTTGCAGTAA
- a CDS encoding ABC transporter ATP-binding protein yields MDTSNLLLDVNGIEVIYNHVALVLKGVSLQVPEGRIVAILGGNGAGKTTTLRAVSNLLKGERGEVTKGTIELKGERVESLSPSDLVRRGVVQVMEGRHCFAHLTIEENLLAGAYTCRDKGQIAANLDKVYTYFPRLKTRRTSQAAYTSGGEQQMCAIGRALMSNPRMVLLDEPSMGLAPQIVEEVFEIVKDLNVKEKVSFLLAEQNTMVALRYSDFGYIVENGRIVMEGEAKSLADNEDVKEFYLGISGEGRKSFRDVKHYRRRKRWLS; encoded by the coding sequence ATGGATACGTCGAATCTCCTCCTCGATGTGAACGGCATCGAGGTGATCTACAACCACGTCGCGCTGGTGCTGAAAGGCGTGTCGCTGCAGGTGCCCGAAGGCCGCATCGTCGCGATCCTGGGTGGCAACGGCGCAGGCAAGACGACGACGTTGCGCGCGGTGTCCAACCTCTTGAAGGGCGAGCGCGGCGAGGTCACGAAGGGCACGATCGAGCTGAAGGGCGAGCGCGTCGAGAGCCTGTCGCCATCGGACCTGGTGCGCCGCGGCGTCGTGCAGGTGATGGAAGGGCGCCACTGCTTCGCCCACCTGACGATCGAGGAAAACCTGCTCGCGGGTGCCTACACCTGCAGGGACAAGGGCCAGATCGCCGCCAACCTCGACAAGGTCTATACCTACTTCCCGCGGCTGAAGACGCGCCGCACCAGCCAGGCCGCCTACACCTCGGGCGGCGAACAGCAGATGTGCGCGATCGGCCGCGCGCTGATGTCGAACCCGCGCATGGTGCTGCTCGACGAGCCCTCGATGGGCCTGGCGCCGCAGATCGTCGAGGAAGTATTCGAGATCGTGAAGGACCTCAACGTGAAGGAGAAGGTGAGCTTCCTGCTCGCCGAACAGAACACCATGGTCGCGCTGCGCTATTCGGACTTCGGCTACATCGTCGAGAACGGACGCATCGTGATGGAAGGCGAGGCGAAGAGCCTGGCGGATAACGAGGACGTCAAGGAGTTCTACCTCGGCATCTCGGGCGAGGGTCGGAAGAGTTTCCGCGACGTCAAACACTACCGCCGCCGCAAGCGCTGGTTGTCCTGA
- the metK gene encoding methionine adenosyltransferase, protein MSDFLFTSESVAEGHPDKVADQISDSILDAILAQDKRARVAAETLVNTGLVVLAGEITTSANVDYIQIARDTIRRIGYDHSDIGFDYKTCSVLVAYDKQSPDIAQGVNEGQGLDLDQGAGDQGLMFGYANDETPQLLPAPIYYAHRLVERQAQLRKDARLPWLRPDAKSQVTLKYCGETGRVLEVDTVVLSTQHHPDISHSQLSELVIEEIIKPVLPKEWLRNPKFLVNPTGRFVIGGPVGDCGLTGRKIVVDTYGGAAPHGGGAFSGKDPSKVDRSAAYAGRYVAKNLVAAGVAKQVQVQVAYAIGVARPVSITVDTWGSSKFSNEQIVGIIQRNFDLRPKGIIQELDLLRPIYSQTAAYGHFGREKAEFTWERTDKVEQIRADAGL, encoded by the coding sequence ATGTCCGATTTTCTCTTCACTTCCGAATCCGTAGCCGAAGGTCACCCCGACAAGGTCGCCGACCAGATTTCGGATTCGATCCTCGACGCCATCCTGGCCCAGGACAAGCGCGCGCGTGTCGCTGCGGAGACGCTGGTCAACACGGGACTCGTCGTACTAGCCGGTGAAATCACGACAAGCGCCAACGTCGACTACATCCAGATTGCGCGGGATACGATCCGCCGCATCGGTTACGACCACTCCGATATCGGATTCGACTACAAGACGTGCTCTGTCCTGGTCGCCTACGACAAGCAATCGCCCGACATCGCCCAAGGCGTGAATGAAGGCCAGGGCCTGGATCTCGACCAGGGGGCCGGGGATCAGGGTTTGATGTTCGGTTACGCCAACGACGAGACGCCGCAGCTGTTGCCGGCGCCGATCTATTACGCGCACCGCCTGGTCGAGCGCCAGGCACAACTGCGCAAGGACGCCCGTTTGCCGTGGTTGCGTCCGGATGCGAAGTCCCAGGTGACGCTCAAATACTGCGGCGAGACCGGCCGGGTGCTCGAGGTAGACACCGTCGTCTTGTCCACCCAGCACCATCCCGACATTTCCCACTCGCAACTTTCGGAACTGGTGATCGAAGAAATCATCAAGCCGGTATTGCCGAAGGAATGGCTCCGCAACCCGAAATTTCTCGTCAACCCGACGGGACGTTTCGTCATTGGCGGCCCGGTGGGAGACTGCGGGCTGACCGGTCGCAAGATCGTCGTCGATACGTACGGCGGCGCTGCCCCCCACGGCGGAGGGGCCTTCTCGGGCAAGGATCCGTCCAAGGTCGATCGCTCGGCCGCCTACGCCGGCCGTTACGTGGCGAAGAATCTCGTTGCCGCAGGCGTCGCGAAGCAGGTGCAGGTACAGGTCGCCTATGCGATCGGCGTCGCCAGGCCGGTCAGTATTACGGTCGATACCTGGGGCAGCAGCAAGTTCAGCAACGAGCAGATCGTCGGCATCATCCAGCGCAATTTCGATCTGCGCCCGAAGGGCATCATTCAGGAGCTGGATCTCCTGCGCCCGATCTATTCGCAAACCGCGGCCTACGGGCATTTCGGGCGCGAGAAGGCGGAGTTTACTTGGGAACGTACCGACAAAGTCGAGCAGATCCGGGCCGACGCCGGTCTGTAA
- a CDS encoding adenine phosphoribosyltransferase — MSPIPVGTYIRERIRTVADWPRRGVQFRDITPLLQDRKVFRVLVDSLVDRYREADLDYVAGVDARGFILGAAVACQLNLGFIPVRKKGKLPCATLTEDYALEYGSAAMEIHSDACRSGDRVLLIDDLVATGGTLLAASKLLRRTGAEVVEAAAIIDLPALGGSERARREGIPFYAVCEFDGC; from the coding sequence ATGTCCCCGATTCCAGTCGGCACATACATTCGAGAACGCATTCGCACCGTCGCGGACTGGCCGCGTCGCGGCGTCCAGTTCCGCGACATTACCCCGCTGCTGCAGGACAGAAAAGTCTTCCGCGTCCTGGTGGACAGTCTTGTCGATCGCTACCGGGAGGCCGACCTCGATTACGTCGCCGGCGTCGATGCGCGCGGCTTCATTCTCGGCGCAGCCGTCGCCTGTCAGCTGAATCTCGGTTTCATTCCGGTGCGCAAGAAGGGAAAACTGCCGTGTGCGACGCTGACCGAAGATTACGCGCTGGAGTACGGATCGGCGGCGATGGAAATCCACAGCGACGCCTGCAGGTCCGGTGACCGCGTACTGCTCATCGACGATCTGGTCGCGACCGGCGGCACGCTGCTGGCCGCGTCGAAACTGTTGCGACGCACCGGAGCCGAGGTGGTCGAGGCCGCCGCGATTATCGACCTGCCGGCGCTGGGAGGTTCGGAGCGCGCGCGCCGGGAGGGCATTCCGTTCTATGCCGTTTGCGAGTTCGACGGATGCTGA
- a CDS encoding AMP-binding protein, with translation MNYYDARETRDPAERERELMARLPAHIAHAKANAPAFAGLLEGVDPATITSREALARLPVTRKSELVERQKASRPFGGFAATKWGPGCRRVFASPGPLYEPESARPDYYRIARAFHAAGFRAGDLVHNTFSYHFTPAGSMMETAAHALGCTVFPAGVGQTEQQLAAIADLRPSAYVGTPSFLRILLDKAREQGVASSFTKAFVSGEAFPPALQEAFAACGITAYQAYATADIGLIAYETSARQGMVLDEDVILEIVRPGTGDPVAPGEVGEVVVTTFNPDYPLIRFGTGDLSAVLPGASPCGRTNVRIKGWMGRADQTTKVKGMFVHPGQIAAVAKRHPEILRARLVVDNPDLNDRMTLHCETAQPGEPLADAIAANIRELTKLRGEVSFCAPGSLVNDGKVIDDVREYE, from the coding sequence ATGAACTACTACGACGCCAGAGAAACCCGTGACCCCGCCGAGCGCGAGCGGGAGCTGATGGCCCGCCTGCCTGCGCACATCGCCCACGCGAAGGCGAACGCGCCGGCCTTCGCCGGGCTGCTGGAAGGCGTCGATCCAGCGACGATCACGAGCCGTGAGGCGCTCGCCCGCCTGCCCGTCACGCGCAAGTCCGAACTCGTCGAGCGGCAGAAGGCGTCACGCCCCTTCGGCGGCTTCGCTGCAACGAAGTGGGGCCCCGGCTGCCGCCGCGTGTTCGCGTCGCCCGGCCCGCTGTACGAACCGGAAAGCGCCCGGCCCGACTACTACCGCATCGCCCGCGCCTTCCATGCCGCCGGCTTCCGCGCGGGCGACCTCGTGCATAACACCTTCTCCTACCACTTCACCCCGGCCGGCTCGATGATGGAGACGGCCGCGCACGCGCTGGGCTGCACAGTGTTCCCCGCGGGGGTCGGCCAGACCGAGCAGCAGCTCGCCGCCATCGCCGACCTGCGGCCCAGCGCCTACGTCGGCACGCCGTCCTTCCTGCGCATCCTCCTCGACAAGGCCAGGGAGCAGGGCGTGGCGTCCAGCTTCACGAAGGCCTTCGTCTCCGGCGAAGCCTTCCCGCCCGCGCTGCAGGAGGCGTTCGCCGCATGCGGGATCACCGCGTACCAGGCCTACGCGACTGCAGACATCGGCCTCATCGCCTACGAGACTTCGGCGCGCCAAGGCATGGTGCTCGACGAGGACGTGATCCTCGAGATCGTCCGCCCCGGCACCGGCGACCCAGTCGCGCCGGGCGAGGTCGGGGAGGTCGTCGTCACGACCTTCAATCCCGACTACCCGCTGATCCGCTTCGGCACGGGCGATCTGTCGGCGGTGCTGCCCGGCGCCTCACCCTGCGGCCGCACCAACGTGCGCATCAAGGGCTGGATGGGACGCGCCGACCAGACGACCAAGGTCAAGGGCATGTTCGTGCATCCGGGGCAGATCGCCGCGGTCGCGAAGCGCCACCCGGAGATCCTGCGCGCGCGCCTCGTCGTCGACAACCCGGACCTCAACGACCGCATGACGCTGCACTGCGAGACGGCGCAGCCCGGCGAGCCGCTCGCCGACGCGATTGCCGCGAACATCCGCGAGCTCACGAAGTTGCGCGGCGAGGTGAGCTTCTGCGCGCCCGGCAGCCTTGTCAACGACGGCAAGGTCATCGACGACGTGCGCGAATACGAGTGA
- a CDS encoding aliphatic sulfonate ABC transporter substrate-binding protein, which yields MKLLRLGTLLAAAALVFAPVAANADQIRIATQPIPQYAPIFVAKQKKWLDEELAKAGSPTIKWASFAAGPPINEAFAAGQQDIGFLGDTPALIGKSAGIDTRIVGITASGPKSLAVVVAAGSPIKAAKDLKGRKVAVTKGSYAQHLLALVLEQGGLTFKDIELINLPNGEVPTALLAGNIDAGAVWDPVLAKYEAEKALRVLADGTGIKAGVLVILASGEFATRKRDQVKALLKAYERGAEYIKSNPREAARLIGEDVKLPPELVEQVLAKLDFNAAIHDHDVDEIKKTEAYLRQIALTREAVDVERFADRTLGREGGLK from the coding sequence ATGAAGCTACTCCGACTCGGAACCCTGCTCGCCGCGGCTGCTCTGGTCTTCGCCCCCGTCGCGGCGAACGCCGATCAGATCCGCATCGCCACCCAGCCGATCCCGCAATACGCGCCGATCTTCGTCGCCAAGCAGAAGAAGTGGCTGGACGAGGAACTCGCCAAGGCCGGCTCGCCCACGATCAAATGGGCCTCCTTCGCTGCCGGCCCTCCGATCAACGAGGCGTTCGCCGCGGGTCAGCAGGACATCGGCTTTCTCGGTGACACGCCCGCACTCATCGGCAAGTCGGCGGGCATCGACACGCGCATCGTCGGCATCACCGCGAGCGGCCCGAAGAGCCTGGCCGTCGTCGTGGCAGCCGGCTCGCCGATCAAGGCCGCGAAGGATCTGAAGGGCCGGAAGGTCGCCGTCACCAAGGGCTCGTACGCGCAACACCTGCTGGCGTTGGTGCTCGAGCAGGGGGGGCTCACTTTCAAGGACATCGAGCTGATCAATCTGCCCAATGGCGAGGTGCCCACCGCGCTGCTCGCCGGCAACATCGACGCCGGGGCGGTGTGGGATCCGGTGCTCGCAAAGTACGAAGCCGAGAAGGCGCTGCGCGTGCTGGCCGACGGCACCGGCATCAAGGCCGGCGTGCTGGTCATCCTCGCGTCCGGTGAATTCGCGACCAGGAAGCGCGATCAGGTGAAGGCTCTGCTGAAGGCCTACGAGCGCGGGGCGGAGTACATCAAGTCCAATCCCCGGGAGGCGGCGCGGCTGATCGGCGAGGACGTGAAGCTTCCGCCGGAACTGGTGGAGCAGGTCCTGGCCAAGCTCGATTTCAACGCGGCGATCCACGACCACGACGTCGACGAAATCAAGAAGACGGAGGCCTATCTGCGACAGATCGCGCTCACCAGGGAGGCGGTCGACGTGGAGCGCTTCGCCGATCGCACGCTCGGCCGGGAAGGCGGACTGAAATGA
- a CDS encoding 5'-methylthioadenosine/adenosylhomocysteine nucleosidase — MIIILGAMDSEIEEFLSRLSSPQRHQWNGFAQHRGQLEGQDVLVSKSGVGKVMSALVTQHLIDRWHPQAVIFTGLAGSLRPHIDIGDTLLAADLVQHDLESAGLQLPRGQVPYSDYRFMPADPVLLELAAGFVPATGKVHRGRICTGDQFITCREMDSHAYLTEELEGDGVEMEGASVALVCSVNRVPFLVARTISDRADGSAADNFEAFLPRASRNSLDLVRFLLPRIARAELRGAQGSAE, encoded by the coding sequence ATGATCATCATTCTCGGCGCCATGGACAGCGAAATCGAGGAGTTCCTGTCGCGGCTGAGCAGCCCGCAACGCCACCAGTGGAACGGGTTTGCCCAGCATCGGGGGCAACTCGAAGGACAGGACGTGCTGGTCAGCAAGAGCGGGGTCGGCAAGGTGATGTCCGCGCTGGTGACCCAGCATCTGATCGACCGCTGGCACCCGCAGGCGGTGATATTTACCGGACTGGCCGGCAGCCTGCGTCCGCACATCGACATCGGCGACACCCTGCTCGCCGCCGATCTGGTCCAGCACGATCTCGAATCCGCGGGCCTCCAGTTGCCGCGCGGGCAGGTACCGTATTCCGATTACCGTTTCATGCCGGCCGATCCCGTCCTGCTCGAACTGGCCGCCGGCTTCGTTCCGGCCACGGGCAAGGTGCATCGGGGGCGGATCTGTACCGGCGATCAGTTCATCACCTGCCGGGAAATGGACAGCCACGCGTACCTGACCGAAGAGCTGGAAGGCGATGGTGTCGAAATGGAAGGGGCGAGCGTGGCGCTGGTTTGCAGCGTCAACCGCGTGCCGTTTCTGGTGGCGCGGACCATATCGGATCGGGCTGACGGCAGCGCGGCGGACAATTTCGAGGCGTTCTTGCCGCGCGCCAGCCGGAACAGCCTGGATCTTGTCCGGTTCCTGCTGCCGCGGATTGCGCGAGCAGAACTGCGCGGGGCGCAGGGCTCCGCGGAATAG
- a CDS encoding ABC transporter permease yields the protein MTPELALDPAPQRAVRAPIAPRLRAWAHGARSAALYVALPVFVVALWQALFELGLIRPILLPPPSRVVATLWELAASGDLPRHLSVSLQRVLQGFGIAAALGIALGIGIGLSRTLDRLTDLSVQVLKPIPPLAWIPIAILWFGIGEAAKVYIIFLGAFFPILVNTVDGIRRTDHRHVELARILEVSRGRFVARVILPGALPAIMTGLRVGLMVAWICVVASELIAASSGVGYLIMDARQLSQTDVVIVGMLTIGAVGKLLDSLLKRAEQHLITWNPAYSGSWT from the coding sequence ATGACGCCCGAACTGGCTCTCGACCCGGCGCCGCAGCGGGCGGTGCGCGCCCCGATCGCGCCCCGCCTGCGCGCCTGGGCCCACGGCGCAAGAAGCGCGGCCCTCTATGTCGCGCTGCCGGTGTTCGTCGTGGCACTGTGGCAGGCGTTGTTCGAGCTCGGCCTGATCCGTCCCATCCTGTTGCCGCCGCCCAGCCGGGTGGTGGCTACGCTGTGGGAACTGGCCGCCAGCGGCGATCTGCCGCGCCACCTCTCGGTGAGCCTGCAGCGCGTGCTCCAGGGCTTCGGCATCGCCGCCGCGCTGGGAATCGCCCTCGGGATAGGCATCGGCCTGTCGCGCACGCTCGATCGCCTCACCGACCTGTCGGTCCAGGTGCTGAAACCGATTCCGCCGCTCGCCTGGATTCCCATTGCCATCCTCTGGTTCGGCATCGGGGAAGCGGCGAAGGTCTACATCATCTTCCTCGGCGCGTTCTTTCCGATCCTGGTCAATACCGTCGACGGCATTCGCCGGACCGACCACCGGCACGTCGAACTGGCGCGCATTCTCGAAGTCTCCCGCGGCCGCTTCGTGGCCCGCGTGATCTTGCCGGGCGCTTTGCCGGCGATCATGACCGGGTTGCGGGTGGGACTGATGGTGGCCTGGATCTGCGTCGTCGCCTCCGAACTGATTGCCGCGAGCAGCGGCGTCGGCTATCTCATCATGGATGCGCGCCAGCTGTCGCAGACGGACGTCGTGATCGTCGGCATGCTCACGATCGGCGCGGTCGGCAAGCTCCTGGACAGCCTGCTGAAGCGGGCAGAGCAGCATCTCATCACGTGGAATCCCGCTTACTCGGGAAGCTGGACATGA
- a CDS encoding ABC transporter ATP-binding protein, which translates to MTITAALPGHLAIGPLSKTFSLNKSAVEVLKDIELQVPGGRFVSIVGASGCGKSTLLRIIAGLETAYDGQVTLGGRAVTAPGLDRGMVFQEHRLLPWLTVAENVAFGLKDARPREQARRVHEHLELVGLAGFASALPHQLSGGMAQRVAIARALVNQPQVLLLDEPFGALDAFTRIQLQQEVLRIWEVERTTMVLVTHDIDEAIFLGDEVVVMSNRPGTIKRVVPVRLARPRDRSSADFVALRKQIFREFFAEAEQLPEDYAI; encoded by the coding sequence ATGACCATCACCGCCGCCCTCCCCGGCCACCTCGCCATCGGCCCCCTGTCGAAGACTTTCAGCTTGAACAAAAGCGCCGTCGAAGTGCTGAAGGACATCGAATTGCAGGTCCCGGGCGGACGTTTCGTGAGCATCGTCGGCGCCAGCGGCTGCGGCAAGAGCACGCTGCTGCGCATCATCGCGGGACTGGAGACCGCCTACGACGGCCAGGTGACGCTCGGGGGAAGAGCCGTCACCGCGCCTGGCCTCGACCGCGGCATGGTATTTCAGGAGCATCGCCTGCTGCCCTGGCTCACCGTGGCGGAGAACGTCGCTTTCGGGCTCAAGGATGCACGCCCCCGCGAACAGGCTCGTCGCGTGCATGAGCACCTCGAGTTGGTGGGACTCGCCGGATTCGCCAGTGCCCTTCCGCATCAGCTCTCGGGCGGCATGGCGCAGCGGGTGGCGATCGCCCGGGCGCTGGTGAACCAGCCGCAGGTGCTGCTGCTGGACGAACCGTTCGGCGCGCTCGACGCCTTCACCCGGATCCAGCTGCAGCAGGAAGTGCTGCGCATCTGGGAAGTCGAGCGTACGACGATGGTCCTGGTGACCCACGACATCGACGAGGCGATCTTTCTCGGTGATGAAGTGGTCGTCATGTCGAATCGTCCCGGCACGATCAAGCGCGTCGTCCCGGTCAGGCTCGCCCGACCGCGTGACCGCAGCAGCGCCGATTTCGTCGCCCTCCGCAAGCAGATCTTCCGCGAGTTCTTCGCGGAGGCGGAGCAACTGCCGGAGGACTACGCCATCTAG
- a CDS encoding pyridoxamine 5'-phosphate oxidase family protein, translated as MSTPLSTEVIELLNDASTIKVLATIDGEGSPHAVVRNELYAAGDGTLILPELLESSPTNRNLLRSLWFDRNVAVSLLAGDGRSFQIKGKALKTHVSGALFQRHYVEARERQGNVGLAAVWVIEPEEAWSEDFGHLRALQEAERPTLTHLDQLAK; from the coding sequence ATGAGCACGCCGCTTTCAACCGAAGTCATCGAGCTTCTGAACGATGCATCGACCATCAAGGTTCTGGCCACGATCGACGGCGAGGGCTCGCCCCACGCCGTGGTCAGGAACGAGCTATATGCCGCCGGCGACGGGACGTTGATCCTTCCCGAGCTTCTGGAGTCGTCGCCGACCAATCGAAATCTGCTGCGCAGCCTGTGGTTCGACCGCAACGTCGCGGTCTCGCTGCTGGCCGGCGACGGCCGCAGCTTCCAGATCAAGGGGAAGGCTTTGAAAACGCATGTGAGCGGCGCCCTCTTTCAGCGTCACTACGTCGAGGCACGAGAGCGCCAGGGCAATGTCGGCCTCGCCGCCGTCTGGGTGATCGAGCCCGAGGAGGCCTGGAGCGAGGACTTCGGGCACCTCCGGGCGCTACAGGAAGCCGAGCGCCCGACGCTGACGCATCTGGATCAGCTGGCGAAATAG
- a CDS encoding radical SAM protein: MKVILINPAFFDGNEFRNRYEDYVDWIKGGNLYVAPFEPPLGLAYLVSYAKTLGHDVTLLDMQVLMMDSEALARRLAEERPDVVGVTAMTPTLPAALRVAEVTRKALPHAHVVLGGVHPTLDPWSVLSNPNVDFAIRGEGETALGQLLDTLSGKGGELAVVQGLCYRTDTGLHISEKAPPLKDLEQLPPADYDSFPVERYIEHNGLLRGIRGISMIVSRGCPYSCSFCAVQQTMSRRWRVKSASKVVDDIVALRDRHGIEGVWFKDSIFNMKPSWTREFCELMIERKVGVEWQANTRINLLKEDELALMRRAGLSQIDLGIESGSPRSLLRLNKQITVDQIREKVKLAKKHVRVFGFFMIGIPGEDEEDVRQTFEFAKSLELDRWSWSIYSPLPGSRLYDELIAEGRVEPVRLDHSNVHFTQAYAGISNIDPARLKEWYREINDYFTRRKAA; this comes from the coding sequence ATGAAGGTAATTCTGATCAATCCGGCATTTTTCGACGGCAACGAATTTCGCAACCGTTACGAGGACTATGTCGACTGGATCAAGGGTGGCAACCTCTATGTCGCCCCGTTCGAGCCGCCGCTCGGCCTCGCGTATCTGGTTTCCTACGCCAAGACCCTCGGCCATGACGTGACCCTGCTCGACATGCAGGTGCTGATGATGGACAGCGAAGCGCTGGCCCGGCGATTGGCTGAAGAACGCCCCGACGTCGTGGGCGTCACGGCGATGACGCCCACGCTGCCGGCCGCCTTGCGCGTCGCCGAGGTGACCCGAAAGGCCTTGCCGCACGCCCACGTCGTCCTCGGCGGCGTGCACCCGACGCTCGACCCGTGGAGCGTCCTGAGCAACCCGAACGTCGACTTCGCCATTCGCGGCGAGGGTGAAACCGCCCTCGGCCAGCTGCTCGATACGCTGTCCGGAAAGGGAGGCGAACTTGCCGTCGTGCAGGGCCTTTGCTATCGGACCGACACCGGCTTGCACATTTCCGAGAAAGCGCCCCCGCTGAAGGATCTCGAACAGCTTCCCCCGGCCGATTACGACTCCTTTCCGGTCGAGCGATACATCGAGCACAACGGGTTGTTGCGCGGCATCCGCGGCATTTCGATGATCGTCTCGCGCGGATGCCCCTACTCCTGCTCGTTCTGCGCCGTGCAGCAGACGATGAGCCGGCGCTGGCGCGTGAAATCGGCATCCAAGGTGGTCGATGACATCGTCGCGCTGCGCGATCGACACGGAATCGAGGGCGTGTGGTTCAAGGACAGCATCTTCAACATGAAGCCGTCCTGGACGCGGGAGTTCTGCGAACTGATGATCGAGCGCAAGGTGGGGGTCGAATGGCAGGCCAACACGCGCATCAATCTGCTGAAGGAGGACGAGCTGGCGCTGATGAGGCGCGCCGGACTCAGCCAGATCGATCTGGGCATCGAATCCGGTTCGCCCAGGAGTCTCCTTCGTCTGAACAAGCAGATCACGGTCGACCAGATCCGCGAAAAGGTGAAGCTCGCGAAGAAACATGTGCGGGTTTTCGGATTCTTCATGATCGGGATTCCCGGCGAGGATGAGGAGGACGTCAGGCAGACGTTCGAATTCGCCAAGTCCCTGGAACTCGACCGCTGGAGCTGGAGCATCTACAGCCCGCTGCCGGGCTCGCGACTTTACGACGAGCTCATTGCCGAAGGACGCGTCGAACCCGTCCGCCTCGACCACTCCAACGTGCATTTCACGCAGGCGTACGCCGGGATCAGCAATATCGACCCGGCCCGGCTGAAAGAGTGGTACCGGGAAATCAACGACTATTTCACGCGCCGGAAGGCGGCCTGA